ACATTTATTTAAATCCTTTCATTATACTGCACTTGGACATTTACATCAGGCGCATTATGTGTTGAATGAAAACATTCGATATGCAGGTTCACCGCTAAAATATTCAATTTCAGAGGAACATCATAATAAAGGCTTTTTCATAGTGACACTTGATGGAGAAGGAAATACGTCAGTTGAAAAAAGAGATTTAATTCCACGTCGGGATATGCGTACAGTAGAAGGAACAATTGAGGAAATTGAAACTCATCCCGTAAGTGATGATTACGTATTTGTTAAGTTGCTTGATAAAACGCCGGTCTTATATCCGATGGAAAAAGTGCGTGCGATTTATCCAAATGCGATGCATGTAGAACGGAAAATTTACGCATCTCTATCAAATACGGTAGAAACTAAAAGGAAAGAAAGCGGTCAACAAACTGATTTGGAGTTATTCCAATCCTTTTATAAAGAAATGAAAGGTGAGGAATTGGACGAAGAAACGCAAAAACTGTTTGGAGAAGTTCTTCATGAAGTGATGAATGAGGAGGAATCTGATCAATGAAACCAGTAACACTTAAAATGACGGCATTTGGTCCATATAAAGAGACAGAAGTTGTTGATTTTCAGGATTTACAAGAGCATCTTTTATTTGTAATTTCAGGGGCAACAGGGTCTGGCAAAACAACAATTTTTGATGGTATTTGTTTCGCACTTTACGGGGAAGCGAGCGGCGAAGACAGAACTGATATCCGTGCTTTGCGTAGTGATTTTGCGCAAAATGATACACAAACTGCAGTCGAGCTTATATTTGAAATTCATCGTCGTACATACCGAATTATGCGCCAAGTTCCTTATACGAAGGTTGGAAATAAATCTGAAACGCCTGCGCGTTGTGAACTGTATGAACTGACAGAGGACGGAGAAGTGCCGGTTGTAGATAGACAAATGGTGTCAGAGATTAATAGGAAAATAGAGTCATTAATTGGCTTTACACAAGCGCAATTTAGTCAAATAGTGATGTTGCCGCAAGGAGAATTTAGAAAGTTTTTAACGTCTGACACTGAGAACAAAGAGCTCATCATGAGAAAAATATTTAAGACAGACCAGTATCGTGAAATTGTCAAACGGTTACAAAAACAGAGGGACGAGGCAAAAGCTAAACTGGATCGAGAAAGGCAACAAGAAAGAGCACTAGTTGAGCAGATTTCTGCTTCATTGCCAAACAGGGAATCCTCAATATTTCACTTACTAGCTAGTGAGAACTATAATGCGCAACAAATTATTGAAGGTTTGAATGAAGAGAAGTTATTTTATGAGAATAAAATTCATGAGGATAAGGAAGCGTATGAGAAGGCATATAAAAAGCATGGGGAAATGGTGGACCGTTATCATGCTGCAAAATCTATTAATGAGCGCTTTATTGAGTTAGAGCAAAGGCAAAATACGTACCAACAAATGGTAGAACAAATCCCTTTCTTTGAACAGGAAGCCAAACGCCTGGAACAAGCGGAACGTGCGCTCACAATTGAACAAATTGAATATCAGTTTGAGGAATTAACAAAAGAACTTGTTGCTAGAGAAGAGGTTGTAGTGAAATCGGTACATGCCGTTCAAGTTGCTAAAGAAAGACTAGCAAAAGTGAACGTGCAATTTAAAGTGGAAGAAGAAAAGCAACAACAATTGGAACAAATAAAAGTACAGCTCTTCCGACTTCAAGATGCCTTGCCAAAAGTGAAGGATTTGGCTTCTAAAAAACAACGCCTTCATAGTTTAGAAAATGAACTAAAGAATCATAACAAAAGTTTTGTAGAATTAACGGAACAAGCCACTCATGAAAGTGAGAAAGTCACCCATCTTACAGAACAAATTAATCAGCGGGAAGAAGCTGTTATTTCATTAGATGAGAAAGTTGAGCTCTTAACGACAATCAATGAAAAATGTAAACTTGTGGATGAATACATCGCATTACGAAAGCAAACAGAGGCATATGAACGAACTAAAAATGAGCGTAAGCAATTTTATAATCAAGCTCAATCGGCGTATGAACAATTAACAAGTGACTGGTTAATCGGTGAAGCCGCAACACTAGCAGCAAAACTTCATGAAGGAGAAGCTTGTCCAGTATGCGGAAGTGCAGACCATCCACAAAAGGCTCACGAAACCAATATAACGGTATCCAAAGAAGAGCTTGAGGAGAAAAAGCAACAACTGACAAATATTGAAAGTGCCTATCGCATAGCGGATGCAGATTACCAAAGTTCATTTAAACAGTTACAAAGTAAGGCGCAAAGGTTTGAGGATGGGGACGTAGATGTTCGCCTCGAGCAAATCGATGATGAAAGTCAAAAGATAAATGAAGAAAAAGCGCAAGTTGAAAAAGAAGTGATGGCACTTCGAGCAATTCGACAAGAATTAGTTCAACTGAAAGAACGGTTAATGAATCAAAGGAAAGTGGCTGACGAAGCGCTAAACCTTAAATTGGTCATGGAAAGAAACGTATATGAAAGCAATGCTTTGATTGAGAAAGAGCAAGCGCTTTTTGAACAAATAATACGTGAAATTCCAGGAGAATTAAGAGAACTCACTGTTTTAGAGCAAAAAATTAATCACCTTACAAAGGAAAGAAACACGATAGAGCAAGCTTGGCAGGTAATCCAAAAGCAATTAGAGGAAAGTCGGGAACTTGTCGCGTCTTCTAAGTCAGCTAAATTACATGCAATTGAATCGCGCGATGATACAAAGTTGAAAAGTGAACAAGCGGAGAAAAGATTCCAGGAAGCATTAGAAAAGTCAACATTCCCGACGAAACAAGCTTATCAAGAAGCGAAAATGGATGAAGATTCACGTCGAGTATTACGAACAAAAATTGATGACTTCAAACAGCAGTTTTATTCTATTCGAAAAGCTGTAAAGGAATTATCAGCTTTCTTGGAAGGCAAACAAAAACTAGACTTAGAAAAAGTAGAAGTCACACTTGCCGAATTGAAAACAGCATATGAAGTCGCTTTACAGGCGGTTAACCAATCTAGATCTTATTACAATTCAATTGAACAATTGAAAGAGCAACTGATACAAGTGACCGAACGTCTATCAGTTTTAGAAAGAAAGTTTGGGCAAGTTGAAGATTTATATGATGTGATTAGAGGCAATAATCATTTAAAACTATCCTTTGAACGTTATATTCAAATAGAATATCTTGAACAGATGATTCAATCTGCCAATGAACGTCTTCGAGATATCTCGAATGGCCAGTTTGAATTGATACGAAGCGATCGGCAAGAAGTTCGAGGGCGTCAAAGCGGTTTAGGACTTGATGTATATGATGCTTATACTGGACAAACCCGAGATGTTAAAACGTTATCGGGTGGAGAGAAATTTAATGCATCGCTTTCATTGGCATTAGGCATGGCGGATATAATTCAAAGTTTCCAAGGGGCTGTTTCGATAGATACGATGTTTATTGATGAAGGCTTTGGTACATTGGATGAGGAATCATTGACAAAAGCAATTGATACATTAATTGATTTACAAAAAGCTGGGCGCATGATAGGTGTTATCTCGCACGTAGAAGAATTAAAAGCAGCCTTTCCAGCGATTTTAGAAGTAAAGAAATCGAAAGAAGGACATAGTCAAACTTCATTCGTAATTAAATAGACAACTAGTAAAACTCCACTTTAATGTGGAGTTTTTCACGCTAAACCGAACAATTAATATCATCGGATAATTCGAGAGATTGGTTGTCTTCTAAAAAAATGTTTGAAATTGGAAGTTTAATTTTTCTGTAATATATTGCATTATTCGACAAGCCGATGTATGATAGATTTACTTCAGCGATATATCGCATATAAGTGATACGCAACTTAGGGGGAACCGGCTTATGGAAAAGAAACTATCATTTTCGTCGTATCTAGTTATTGGTGTCATGTTATTCGCATTATTTTTCGGCGCAGGAAATTTAATCTTTCCGGCACAGTTAGGACAAAATGCAGGAACAAATTTATGGCCAGCAATTTTGGGTTTTTTAATTACAGGAGTCGGACTACCGTTTTTAGGGATACTTGCTATGGGTTATTCAGGAAGTCGGAATTTACAAGACCTTGCTAGCCGTATTCACCCACTTTACGCAGTAGTTTTTACGTCATTACTTTATCTAACAATCGGACCATTCTTTGCAGCGCCACGTACAGGAGCCGTTGCATTTGATATAGCGATTATGCCATTTATTGGTGATGGTAATGTACAGATAGCATTATTGCTATTTACTTTAATCTTTTTCGGAATTACACTGTGGTTATCTTTAAATCCAGCTAAAATCGTTGATCGAGTTGGAAAAGTATTAGCACCGGGAATTATTATTTTACTTCTTGCTTTACTTGCAATGGTCGTCATAAAACCGATGGGCGCCATTGAAAATCCACAAGTTTCCTATAGTACTGGGGCATTTGTAACAGGGTTTACAGAAGGGTATAACACGATGGATGCACTTGCATCACTTGTTTTTGGGATTATCGTCATTAATGCAATCCGTTCGATGGGCGTGACGAGTAAACGAGGGATTTTAGCCGCAACTGCTAAAACAGGTGTTGTTGCAACAGCATTTTTGGCAATTATTTATGTCGGTATTGCTTATTTAGGTGCCACAAGTACAAGCAGAATTGGATTGTTTGATACAGGTGGTCCGGTACTAAGTGAAGCATCCACGCATTACTTTGGAACACTTGGATTAGTACTGTTAGCTGTAGTCATTATTCTTGCTTGTTTAACGACAGCAATTGGACTGATGACAGCATGCGGAGAATACTTCCATACATTGATGCCGAAAGTAAGTTACAAAGCATTTGTTACGATTTTTACAGTATTTTGTTTTATTGTTTCAAACTTTGGATTAGGGAATATTATTACTTATTCAATCCCACTGTTAATGTTCATTTATCCACTTGCGATTGTATTGATGTTGTTAACATTTACATCATCGTTATTTAATCATTCGCGAATTGTCTATGTTGCTGCGACAACGATTGCATTTATGATTAGTATTATCGATGGGTTTAAAACGTTTTGTGAATTAGTTGAAATAGAATATTTTGAATGGCTATCACCAATTGTTAAGTTTTATGAAAACTCACTCCCACTTTATAGCGATGGACTCGGATGGTTACTTCCAGTTGTTACAACGATGCTTGTTACAGGAATCATCGTCCGATTACAGCAAAATGCAACGGTTCGTGCATAAAATATTCCTCTCTTTATCATGTAAGAATGATAGAGAGGGGAAGTTTTAATATGTATAGATTATTTTTTCACAGAAAATGGAATTTGCTCTTGTTTTTTGTGTGAGAATGTTTATAATTATCGTTATATTCTTATTTTTAGGAGGGGTGCAAATGGTTACATTTATTGCGTCAATTGTATTACTTATCGCTGGTTATGCGGTTTATTCGAAAGTAGTGGAAAAGGCATTTAATATAGACGACTCGCGTCAAACACCTGCATATACGGTCAATGACGGAATGGACTATGTGCCGATGAGCTGGTGGAAAGGTTGGCTCATTCAGTTATTAAACATAGCTGGATTAGGACCTATCTTCGGAGCAGTTGCCGGTGCTTTATATGGGCCGGTTGCATTTATTTGGATCGTTGTTGGTGCTATTTTTGCAGGCGGAGTTCACGATTATTTTTCTGGGATGCTATCACTGAAACATAGAGGTGCACAATTCCCTGAAATTGTTGGCAAGTATTTAGGACAATTTGCGAAGAAGTCGATTATCGTTGTTTCGCTTATCTTAATGATTTTGGTTACAGCAGCTTTTACTGCCGGTCCAGCACAGTTACTTGCACAAGTAACACCACTTTCCTTTATGGGCGCAATTTTCGTTGTTTTTGCGTATTTCTTTATCGCGGCCATCTTACCGATTAATAAAATCATTGGTAGAATTTACCCGATATTTGGCGCAGTCATTATTATTATGGCGGTAGCAATCGCTGGAGTTCTCATTTTTGGGAATTACTCAATTCCAAACTTAACGTTGAACAATATGCATCCGGGGGAATTACCAGTTTGGCCACTTCTAATGGTTACGATTTCTTGCGGAGCGATTTCCGGGTTTCACTCGACGCAAAGTCCTATCGTTTCTAGAACGATGAAAAAAGAATCTGAAGGTCGTAAAATCTTTTACGGTGCGATGATTGGAGAAGGTGTTATTGCATTAATTTGGGCAGCTGCGGGGATGACATTTTTCGGTGGAACGGGCGGATTACAATCTGCACTAGCAGCGGGTGGTCCAGCAGGTGTTATTAATGAAATGTCTACAACAATGTTAGGTACAGTCGGCGGTGTTTTAGCCATTCTCGCAATTATAATTTTACCAATTACAACTGGAGATACAGCTCTCCGTTCTTCTAGAATGATTGTTATGGACTCTGTTTCAAAATGGATTAACCCAGACAAGAAGAGTACTGTAATTTTAGCAACAATCGCGTTAGGGACACCGGCATTTTTATTATCGATGATTGATTATACGTTCTTATGGAGATATGTAGGTGGAACAAATCAGATCACTGCAACAATTATGTTATGGGTTGTTGTTTCGTATTTATTAAAAGAAGGACGTGCTCACGCGCATTATATTGCAAGTATTCCGGCCTTGTTTATGACTGGCGTTGTTACGACTTATTTCGTTTATGCACCGGAAGGTTTGAATTTAGACTACACGATTTCTTTAATCATAGGTGGGGTCATGACGTTTGGTGTATTCCTACTTTACGTTAGACAAATTATCCGTCACAAAGAGATTGCTGCAAAAAGTTTAGCTCTTGAATAAGGATATTTAAATTTAAGCTAAAAAACTGATTTCCATTATGGAAATCAGTTTTTTAGTGAACGAAACTCTTCAATTGCGCGTAACCAGTTTCCACGCATAATACTCGATGCGTTTTCGCCTTCACCGTTTTTCATAAGACGAATGATATCGGCGTGCTCTTGAATGGAACTTTCGGTTAAAACGATAGAGTTATGAAAAAATAGTCTTCTTACATGAGCTTGCAAGTTGGATACAAGTGAAGTGATATAAGGATTATTCGCTGTATCCCCAATGATTTGGTGAAATGCTTCATCGATTTTTAAAGCGTTAAAAAACTGCTTATCATGAATTGCTTCAGCAAATTTTTTATTTGTTTCTTCAAGTAACTGTATCGTTTCATCGGTCAAATTAGGTATTGCTAGTTCCGCTGATAGCGCTTGCAAAACAGCGAGCGGTGGAAGTAAGTCAGTGATTGTATCTTTTTCAACCTCTGTTACTTGCGTTGCTTTTCCTGGAAACATTTCAACGAATCCTTGAACTTCTAAAAGTTGAAGAGATTCACGAACTGGTGTCCGGCTTACGCCTAGTGCTTTTGCAAGTTCAACATCATTGAGCTTTTCAGAAGGTTTTAACGTTCCATCTATAATCCATTCTTGGATTTGCTGAAATGCATTTTCTTTTGCGGTTAAGCGTCTTGGCCTTTCAAAATTCGTTGGTATAGGCATCGCTGAACAATCCTCCTTAAAGAACCATTGTATCTAGTATACATCAAAATAGATTTAAACGATATATAATATATTGCATTTCAATCAATTATTTAAGTTTAAGTCGTCCGTCTTTCGTAATAATAATTTCTCTATTACTTGTAAATTTAATTTCCAATGGATCAGTTTTACTTTTCACATCGGAAAAATACCACGTTCGATTCGGCGGGACTAGGACGACATAAGTGTCATCCATTCCTAAAAAGTTTAAGTCGTCTTCCTGCAGTGATTGGTTATGAAAAGTTGGAATGCCTATTTCCATTAGTTGTTGTCCAACTATTTTTACATATGGCGTTGTCACACTCATCTCACTTATATTGATAAGGGACTGAATGGAGAACTCTCCGTCATGTATTACGGTTCTTCTTCCGATATATTCAACAATATTACCAGACGGATCATCGAAGTAAATTGCATCTGCATTAAAATTTTTATAAAATATTTCATCTTTGTCGTCTTCTTTATTTAAGGAGACCCGTTCAGTTAACCAACGTTTTGCGGAAGTTAGGTGATTCCCAGGAATGTTAAACGCAAAGTGATAAATGGAATTCCCCTCACTTTGTTTAAAAGTGAGGGTTGATGTACCGATGCTTAAAGTAAAGAAATTCTTGCCTTTTTCAATAATGGGGATCTCTAATAGATTGTGGTAGAAATTTTTCATTTCCACTAGTTGATCAGTATATAAAGTAACTGATTTGAACATTATTCATCCCACCTTTAGGCTTTATAATTGTATAAAGGCTTAATAATTTCCAATACTTCAACGGAATCGCCAATATGACGGACGATATCATCCATTTTTTTATAAGCGAATGGAGATTCATCGATTGTTGACTTTGTGACGGACGTGCTCCAAACATCTGCCATGGCATCTTCAAATTCTGCAAGTTTCACTTGTCTTCTAGCTTGAGTCCGGCTCATTGTTCGGCCAGCACCGTGCGGACCGGAATAGTTCCAATCTGGATTTCCTTTCCCGCGGCAAATGAGCGAGCCGTCGCGCATATTCATCGGAATAATGACGATTTCATCTTTCTGAGCAGAAATTGCACCTTTTCTTAAAATCATATTGTCTAAGTCAACGTAATTGTGAATCGTATCAAACGTACTGATTTCGTTCCAGTCCATCCCTCTCATAATCACTTCTGCCATCGTTTGACGATTGACTGCGGCGTATTGCTGGGCTATACCAACGTCATGTAAATAATTTTGCATTTGCTCGCCTTCTAAATAAGCAGTATTTCTATCTAAGTTTTCACGGTCTGGTCGTGAATCTAATTGCTCAATCGCCAAGTCTTGATAATGGTCCGAGATTTGTTTGCCAGGATTACGACTGCCTGAATGAATCACAAGATAAATATTACCTTTTGAATCTTCGTTTATCTCGATAAAGTGATTCCCACCACCTAATGTACCGACGCTGTTTTTAGCTCTTCCTTCATTTATAGGCGCCAGGATTTCATTAAAAGGAATCTGATTCGCATTGCGATGAGCCTTTCTGCGAATCTTCATGCCGCTTGGTACATTTCTTCTAATCACTTGATCGAGTTTATGAAAGTCGATATCTTTTTTCTGAACGTCAATTTTCACGCAAATCATTCCGCAACCTAAATCAACGCCAACAAAATTAGGGACTACTTTATCTGTAATTGTCATCGTTGTCCCAACGGTGCATCCTTTACCGGCATGTAAATCAGGCATCATTCGAATTTTCGAGTCTTGGAGAAATTCTAGATTACATAAGTCATATACTTGCTGTTTTGCAGTATCCTCAATCACATCTGTAAAAACAACCGCTTCGTTATATCGACCTTTAATTTCTATCAATTTTCATACTCCTTTTATAATTTTTCTTTTATACCATAAAGAGATATCATTCTTATCTAATGCTGCATACGATTGGCTTTCGTATTGAAATGTAAATCCTCGTGCTTCGTAAAAAGGAATCCCGTAATCATTTCCTTTTGCGACAGCAACCCATTGCTCTTCAGCTCCGTAAGTATATTTTTGGATTTTAGTAAAGTGATTGAGCAGCCGTGTGCCAACTCCTTTACCTCGCTCCTTAGGATGCAAGTACAACACATAGACCTCTCCATCTGTTTCATCCCTCATCCCACCGCCAATCACACCAATAATATTTCCTTGTTCTTCGGCGACGATGTAGCCGTGCCATTTGGCGTTAATGCACGCAATCTCTTCCGATAGTCTATCCAGATTGTAATAGCGATGAATAATTTTCTGGATGTTTGATTCAGAAAATATGTTTTTATATGTAAACTGCTGACTTGTTATAAGGACGTCTTGCACTTTGTGGATATCCTTTTTAGTAGCTTGACGAATTGTAAGAGTATCCATCATATACACCTCTTTTGTAATAATGTGGCGTCGTTCTGTAATGTAATCGAATTTTCTTTGTCATTCTTCTGTAATGTTCAACAGATAAACTAGGTTTAGTTAAGCGCGGTTGGAATAGGTATCTGTTGATAAGAGTCGTAATGCTTATAAACAGATAGCAGAAAGACTCAAAGTTAAATAGTTAATGGCAGCTACCGGAATCACCAAGCGCAATGATGAACAAGGGGATGAGAAGTTGAAAAAATTTAGTATTGCATTTCTAACAGGTCTTTTCATATTTGGATTTGGCGTGAAAGAGAGCTATGCATCTTCGCCAAAATATACTGTAAAATCAGGTGATAACTTATATCGGATATCCTTACTCTATAACACTAGTGTATCAAACTTAAAAACTTGGAACAATTTAAGCGGTAATATCATTTTTCCAAATCAAACGTTAATCGTTGGAAATAAAATATCAAAAACGAAAACAGCATCAAAGCAAGTGAAGAAAGAATTGACAATGAAATCAACGGCCTACACAGCTTACTGTAATGGATGTATTGGCATTACAAAAACAGGAATTAACCTACGAAAAAATCCAAATCAAAAAGTCATCGCGGTCGATCCGAAAGTGATACCACTTGGCTCTAAGGTCTTTGTTGAAGGTTATGGCTATGCGGTCGCTGGAGATATCGGAAGTGCAATCAAAGGAAATACTATCGATGTATTTTTCCCGACGAAAAAAGAGGCTTTTCAATGGGGACGTAAAGAAGTGAAAGTACAAATACTAGATTGAATGAATATAAGCCGCTAATCTTAATGATTGGCGGTTTTTTGTATTAAGTTTTTTAGTAAAGGATTGTTATTATTGTCCTATGTTGATTTACGAATCAACATAAGTTAGACCTAATATTGGGGGAGGGAAATGACAAAAGTCGGTATGTGTTGCAAAGTATAAGACCTAAATTAAAAAATGTGATAAAAATATGATTTCATTCCAGTAATCGAAATGTTACAATTATTAAAAGCTAGAAATCTAGAGAAATGCAAGTTGAAATGAGAGTGGGGGAACGGATGGATAATCGAAGGAAAGTTATGATTGCGATTTTAATTATCGGGATTCCTTTGTTCATATGGATTCAATTTTTTGAAGTACCAAGCAAAGTGAAAATTGGGGAGGAGAAATTACAGCAAGATGCTATCACACATGAATTTGAAAAGGTGACCCAATTTGAATCACTGTATATGGGGGATGCATCGAATGTAATAAATTTATTGAATGAATTGCCACTCAATCAATATATAGGCACGATAGAACTTGATTCGGATGCCTTATCTCTTCTAGTGAATTATGATATTAATTCAACAGAAATTGAGCGCCAAGCACAACAAGGTATGATTTATAATTCAACGGCAATGTTTGCGCTTATAGAAAACTTACAACAGATCAATATGAAATTTAATGATAAAACGTATAATGTTTCAAGAGACCGGGTGGAAAAATGGTTTGGGACTACTTTAGTAGATTTTAAGGACCCTGAAGTGTTTAGAGAGAAAGTACAAAGTCAGCTGAATGAAGACCTCACAGCATGGTTTCTTGCATATACGGAAGAGGAGTGAGGAAAATAGAAATTGTTATTGTAACAGGTGCATCAAAAGGAATTGGTTTATCAGTATTAAAACAATTACAGGAAAAAGGGAAGAAAGTAATCGGGTTAGCGAGAACTATGCCAGCTAAAGCGAGGCATTTTGTAACGGTCGACCTTGCAGAAACAGAAAAGTTAGAAGGGGTTTTAACAGCGATTATTCGTGAGCATATTGTGGAAGCCACATCGTTTACTTTAATTAATAATGCGGGAACCGTAGAACCAATTGGATTAATCGGAACAGTAAATAGTGCAGAAGTATCCAATGCTATATCCATCAATCTAACTGCACCCATGATTTTATGTAATACGTTTATCCGGGAATTAGAAGCTTTTAGTGGCGCTAAAAAGATTATGAACATTTCTTCAGGGGCTGGACGGAAACCGTATGAAGGATGGGGCGCTTATTGTACGACAAAGGCGGGACTTGATCATTTTTCCCGCGTGATTGCTGTTGAGCAAGAGCGTGCTACTAATCCTGTGGAAATCGTGTCTATTGCACCGGGGATTATTGATACGGGCATGCAAGAGACGATTCGACATAGCAGTGAAGCGTCTTTTCCGTTACTAAATAGGTTTGTTGAGTATAAAGAACAAGGGTTGTTAAGTAGTGCAGAGGAGACGGCACGTAACTTAATCAGCTTTTTGGAAAAAGCTGATTTTAAAACAACTGGGCCAATTGCGGATATTCGTCATTACTAAGTAAATAAACGAGTCTTTCCTATATTACATTGGGAAAGACTCGTTTTTGTTTATCAGTTAATCTAGCATTCTCGGTTCTTCAAAATCACGTAATTTTTCAA
This window of the Sporosarcina ureilytica genome carries:
- the brnQ gene encoding branched-chain amino acid transport system II carrier protein, coding for MEKKLSFSSYLVIGVMLFALFFGAGNLIFPAQLGQNAGTNLWPAILGFLITGVGLPFLGILAMGYSGSRNLQDLASRIHPLYAVVFTSLLYLTIGPFFAAPRTGAVAFDIAIMPFIGDGNVQIALLLFTLIFFGITLWLSLNPAKIVDRVGKVLAPGIIILLLALLAMVVIKPMGAIENPQVSYSTGAFVTGFTEGYNTMDALASLVFGIIVINAIRSMGVTSKRGILAATAKTGVVATAFLAIIYVGIAYLGATSTSRIGLFDTGGPVLSEASTHYFGTLGLVLLAVVIILACLTTAIGLMTACGEYFHTLMPKVSYKAFVTIFTVFCFIVSNFGLGNIITYSIPLLMFIYPLAIVLMLLTFTSSLFNHSRIVYVAATTIAFMISIIDGFKTFCELVEIEYFEWLSPIVKFYENSLPLYSDGLGWLLPVVTTMLVTGIIVRLQQNATVRA
- a CDS encoding carbon starvation CstA family protein, producing MVTFIASIVLLIAGYAVYSKVVEKAFNIDDSRQTPAYTVNDGMDYVPMSWWKGWLIQLLNIAGLGPIFGAVAGALYGPVAFIWIVVGAIFAGGVHDYFSGMLSLKHRGAQFPEIVGKYLGQFAKKSIIVVSLILMILVTAAFTAGPAQLLAQVTPLSFMGAIFVVFAYFFIAAILPINKIIGRIYPIFGAVIIIMAVAIAGVLIFGNYSIPNLTLNNMHPGELPVWPLLMVTISCGAISGFHSTQSPIVSRTMKKESEGRKIFYGAMIGEGVIALIWAAAGMTFFGGTGGLQSALAAGGPAGVINEMSTTMLGTVGGVLAILAIIILPITTGDTALRSSRMIVMDSVSKWINPDKKSTVILATIALGTPAFLLSMIDYTFLWRYVGGTNQITATIMLWVVVSYLLKEGRAHAHYIASIPALFMTGVVTTYFVYAPEGLNLDYTISLIIGGVMTFGVFLLYVRQIIRHKEIAAKSLALE
- a CDS encoding 3D domain-containing protein, which codes for MKKFSIAFLTGLFIFGFGVKESYASSPKYTVKSGDNLYRISLLYNTSVSNLKTWNNLSGNIIFPNQTLIVGNKISKTKTASKQVKKELTMKSTAYTAYCNGCIGITKTGINLRKNPNQKVIAVDPKVIPLGSKVFVEGYGYAVAGDIGSAIKGNTIDVFFPTKKEAFQWGRKEVKVQILD
- a CDS encoding RtcB family protein, with amino-acid sequence MIEIKGRYNEAVVFTDVIEDTAKQQVYDLCNLEFLQDSKIRMMPDLHAGKGCTVGTTMTITDKVVPNFVGVDLGCGMICVKIDVQKKDIDFHKLDQVIRRNVPSGMKIRRKAHRNANQIPFNEILAPINEGRAKNSVGTLGGGNHFIEINEDSKGNIYLVIHSGSRNPGKQISDHYQDLAIEQLDSRPDRENLDRNTAYLEGEQMQNYLHDVGIAQQYAAVNRQTMAEVIMRGMDWNEISTFDTIHNYVDLDNMILRKGAISAQKDEIVIIPMNMRDGSLICRGKGNPDWNYSGPHGAGRTMSRTQARRQVKLAEFEDAMADVWSTSVTKSTIDESPFAYKKMDDIVRHIGDSVEVLEIIKPLYNYKA
- a CDS encoding AAA family ATPase, which gives rise to MKPVTLKMTAFGPYKETEVVDFQDLQEHLLFVISGATGSGKTTIFDGICFALYGEASGEDRTDIRALRSDFAQNDTQTAVELIFEIHRRTYRIMRQVPYTKVGNKSETPARCELYELTEDGEVPVVDRQMVSEINRKIESLIGFTQAQFSQIVMLPQGEFRKFLTSDTENKELIMRKIFKTDQYREIVKRLQKQRDEAKAKLDRERQQERALVEQISASLPNRESSIFHLLASENYNAQQIIEGLNEEKLFYENKIHEDKEAYEKAYKKHGEMVDRYHAAKSINERFIELEQRQNTYQQMVEQIPFFEQEAKRLEQAERALTIEQIEYQFEELTKELVAREEVVVKSVHAVQVAKERLAKVNVQFKVEEEKQQQLEQIKVQLFRLQDALPKVKDLASKKQRLHSLENELKNHNKSFVELTEQATHESEKVTHLTEQINQREEAVISLDEKVELLTTINEKCKLVDEYIALRKQTEAYERTKNERKQFYNQAQSAYEQLTSDWLIGEAATLAAKLHEGEACPVCGSADHPQKAHETNITVSKEELEEKKQQLTNIESAYRIADADYQSSFKQLQSKAQRFEDGDVDVRLEQIDDESQKINEEKAQVEKEVMALRAIRQELVQLKERLMNQRKVADEALNLKLVMERNVYESNALIEKEQALFEQIIREIPGELRELTVLEQKINHLTKERNTIEQAWQVIQKQLEESRELVASSKSAKLHAIESRDDTKLKSEQAEKRFQEALEKSTFPTKQAYQEAKMDEDSRRVLRTKIDDFKQQFYSIRKAVKELSAFLEGKQKLDLEKVEVTLAELKTAYEVALQAVNQSRSYYNSIEQLKEQLIQVTERLSVLERKFGQVEDLYDVIRGNNHLKLSFERYIQIEYLEQMIQSANERLRDISNGQFELIRSDRQEVRGRQSGLGLDVYDAYTGQTRDVKTLSGGEKFNASLSLALGMADIIQSFQGAVSIDTMFIDEGFGTLDEESLTKAIDTLIDLQKAGRMIGVISHVEELKAAFPAILEVKKSKEGHSQTSFVIK
- a CDS encoding GntR family transcriptional regulator, coding for MPIPTNFERPRRLTAKENAFQQIQEWIIDGTLKPSEKLNDVELAKALGVSRTPVRESLQLLEVQGFVEMFPGKATQVTEVEKDTITDLLPPLAVLQALSAELAIPNLTDETIQLLEETNKKFAEAIHDKQFFNALKIDEAFHQIIGDTANNPYITSLVSNLQAHVRRLFFHNSIVLTESSIQEHADIIRLMKNGEGENASSIMRGNWLRAIEEFRSLKN
- a CDS encoding DUF4825 domain-containing protein — encoded protein: MDNRRKVMIAILIIGIPLFIWIQFFEVPSKVKIGEEKLQQDAITHEFEKVTQFESLYMGDASNVINLLNELPLNQYIGTIELDSDALSLLVNYDINSTEIERQAQQGMIYNSTAMFALIENLQQINMKFNDKTYNVSRDRVEKWFGTTLVDFKDPEVFREKVQSQLNEDLTAWFLAYTEEE
- a CDS encoding GNAT family N-acetyltransferase produces the protein MDTLTIRQATKKDIHKVQDVLITSQQFTYKNIFSESNIQKIIHRYYNLDRLSEEIACINAKWHGYIVAEEQGNIIGVIGGGMRDETDGEVYVLYLHPKERGKGVGTRLLNHFTKIQKYTYGAEEQWVAVAKGNDYGIPFYEARGFTFQYESQSYAALDKNDISLWYKRKIIKGV